Proteins found in one Hypomesus transpacificus isolate Combined female chromosome 20, fHypTra1, whole genome shotgun sequence genomic segment:
- the LOC124482833 gene encoding phosphatidylinositol-binding clathrin assembly protein-like isoform X11, protein MSGQSITDRITAAQHSVTGSAVSKTVCKATTHEIMGPKKKHLDYLIQCTNEMNVNIPQLADTLFERTASTSWVVVFKSLTATHHLMVYGNERFIQYLASRNTLFNLSNFLDKSGLQGYDMSTFIRRYSRYLNEKAVSYRQVAFDFTKVKRGSDGVMRTMNTEKLLKTIPIIQNQMDALLDFNVNANELTNGVINAAFMLLFKDAIRLFAAYNEGIINLLEKYFDMKKTQCKEGLDIYKKFLTRMTRISEFLKVAEQVGIDRGDIPDLSQAPSSLLDALEQHLASLEGKKVKDSTAASRASTLSNAVSSLANTGISFTKVDEREKQAALEEEQARLQALKEQRLKELQKNPNTTVSPASTAEGTVHAAPAIDLFSTPSSTNSTSKAASDLLDLQPAFQQALPLSSGLPAASTWAGFSGSPSPQQQPPPGLNVDFDSVFGNNGNIVNNMDPSDSQPLSSVSRVIPASCFAHVKHPLPVSSVALRVLCLFGVLGSSSPPPLPPRVCVWCAVFHVFTPTPCLCPLSPPLLALPPFFKMMF, encoded by the exons ACCTGATCCAGTGCACCAATGAGATGAACGTCAACATACCCCAGCTGGCTGACACCTTGTTCGAGAGGACCGCCAGCACCAGCTGGGTGGTGGTCTTCAAGTCGCTCACGGCAACACACCATCTCATGGTCTACGGCAACGAG AGATTTATACAGTACTTGGCTTCCAGGAATACTCTATTCAACCTGAGTAATTTTCTCGACAAAAGTGGCTTACAAG GCTATGACATGTCCACATTCATAAGGAGGTACAGCCGCTATCTCAACGAGAAAGCAGTGTCTTACAGACAAGTCGCATTCGACTTCACAAAAGTAAAAAGAGG TTCGGATGGCGTGATGAGAACCATGAACACAGAGAAACTCCTCAAAACCATACCCATCATCCAAAACCAGATGGACGCGCTGCTCGATTTCAAC GTCAATGCCAATGAACTGACCAATGGTGTGATCAACGCAGCTTTTATGCTCCTTTTCAAAGACGCCATCAGACTGTTTGCGGCCTACAACGAGGGCATCATCAACCTTCTGG AAAAGTATTTTGACATGAAGAAAACCCAGTGCAAAGAAGGCCTCGACATCTACAAGAAATTCCTAACTCGAATGACGAGAATCTCGGAGTTCCTCAAAGTAGCCGAG CAAGTAGGCATAGACAGAGGGGACATCCCAGATCTCTCCCAG GCCCCCTCCAGTCTTTTAGATGCACTGGAGCAACACCTAGCCTCTTTAGAGGGCAAGAAAGTGAAAGATTCCACTGCAGCCAGCAG GGCCAGCACTCTCTCCAATGCCGTCTCCTCTCTGGCCAACACTGGCATATCTTTCACCAAAGTGGACGAGAGGGAAAAACAGGCCGCTCTGGAGGAAGAGCAGGCGCGCCTGCAAGCTCTGAAG GAGCAGCGTCTGAAGGAACTCCAGAAGAACCCCAACACCACCGTGTCGCCAGCGTCCACGGCAGAGGGCACCGTCCACGCGGCTCCTGCCATTGACCTCTTCTCCACACCCAGCTCTACAAATAG CACTTCCAAGGCAGCGAGCGACCTGCTGGACCTCCAGCCGGCGTTCCAgcaggccctgcctctctcctctggccTGCCTGCTGCCAGCACATGGGCAG GGTTCTCCGGCTCTCCCAGTCCCCAGCAGcagccccccccaggcctcaACGTCGACTTTGACTCCGTGTTCGGCAACAACGGCAACATCGTCAACAACATGGACCCTTCTG ACAGTCAGCCTTTATCTTCCGTCTCACGCGTGATCCCGGCTTCCTGCTTCGCCCACGTTAAacatcctcttcctgtctcgTCTGTGGCGTTacgtgttttgtgtttgtttggtgtttTGGGTTCgtcgtcccctccccccctccccccccgtgtGTGCGTTTGGTGTGCCGTTTTCCATgtcttcacccccaccccttgcttgtgtcccctctcccctcccctcctcgccCTGCCCCCTTTCTTTAAGATGATGTTTTAG